In Salvelinus alpinus chromosome 20, SLU_Salpinus.1, whole genome shotgun sequence, a genomic segment contains:
- the LOC139546746 gene encoding ras-related protein M-Ras-like isoform X1 yields the protein MATSSAVPSDNLLTYKLVVVGDGGVGKSALTIQFFQKIFVSDYDPTIEDSYLKHTEIDGQWAILDVLDTAGQEEFSAMREQYMRTGDGFLIVFSVTDKASFEHVDRFHQLILRVKDREAFPMVLVANKVDLVHLRKITSDQGQEMAAKHNITYIETSAKDPPMNVDKAFHELVRVIRQQIPERSLKKKKKKMKWRGERSAGSHKVHCVIL from the exons ATGGCAACCAGCAGCGCGGTGCCTAGCGACAACCTCCTCACGTAcaagctggtggtggtgggggatgGTGGAGTGGGGAAGAGCGCTCTCACCATCCAGTTCTTCCAGAAGATCTTTGTGTCTGACTACGACCCCACCATCGAGGACTCctacctgaaacacacagagatagatggacagtgggCCATCCTGGATG TGCTGGATACGGCAGGCCAAGAGGAGTTCAGTGCTATGAGGGAGCAGTACATGAGGACGGGGGACGGCTTCCTCATCGTGTTCTCTGTGACAGACAAGGCCAGCTTTGAACATGTGGACCGCTTCCACCAGCTCATCCTCAGGGTCAAAGACAG GGAGGCCTTCCCCATGGTGCTGGTGGCCAATAAGGTGGACTTGGTTCACCTCCGCAAAATCACCAGCGACCAGGGGCAGGAAATGGCTGCCAAACACAAT atCACATACATTGAGACAAGTGCCAAGGATCCCCCTATGAATGTGGACAAGGCGTTCCATGAACTAGTCAGGGTTATAAG GCAGCAGATCCCAGAGAGGAgcctgaagaagaagaagaagaagatgaagtgGCGAGGAGAACGATCTGCGGGTTCTCACAAAGTCCACTGTGTCATCTTGTGA
- the LOC139546746 gene encoding ras-related protein M-Ras-like isoform X2 → MATSSAVPSDNLLTYKLVVVGDGGVGKSALTIQFFQKIFVSDYDPTIEDSYLKHTEIDGQWAILDVLDTAGQEEFSAMREQYMRTGDGFLIVFSVTDKASFEHVDRFHQLILRVKDSPSPSFCSPSGRPSPWCWWPIRWTWFTSAKSPATRGRKWLPNTISHTLRQVPRIPL, encoded by the exons ATGGCAACCAGCAGCGCGGTGCCTAGCGACAACCTCCTCACGTAcaagctggtggtggtgggggatgGTGGAGTGGGGAAGAGCGCTCTCACCATCCAGTTCTTCCAGAAGATCTTTGTGTCTGACTACGACCCCACCATCGAGGACTCctacctgaaacacacagagatagatggacagtgggCCATCCTGGATG TGCTGGATACGGCAGGCCAAGAGGAGTTCAGTGCTATGAGGGAGCAGTACATGAGGACGGGGGACGGCTTCCTCATCGTGTTCTCTGTGACAGACAAGGCCAGCTTTGAACATGTGGACCGCTTCCACCAGCTCATCCTCAGGGTCAAAGACAG TCCTTCTCCTTCCTTCTGCTCTCCTTCAGGGAGGCCTTCCCCATGGTGCTGGTGGCCAATAAGGTGGACTTGGTTCACCTCCGCAAAATCACCAGCGACCAGGGGCAGGAAATGGCTGCCAAACACAAT atCACATACATTGAGACAAGTGCCAAGGATCCCCCTATGA